In the Sus scrofa isolate TJ Tabasco breed Duroc chromosome 6, Sscrofa11.1, whole genome shotgun sequence genome, one interval contains:
- the LOC110261295 gene encoding zinc finger protein 664-like isoform X2 — MESNLPCAANHLSDHYEYRFGLNIHSNMCENLMFRNEEKIYQYEQFENSLTNGSLFFNKQIFSPYSDISNVDNNERIFIQPSSLDRYQGISHVEQPYLCNQMSETLSTSCIFDDYKSIYNGTGGHPCIETGSILNRDSNLMNHQSTQSLENHYTRKRGSNVLYQSPNLITHESICTGEEDYKFSECRRIFNQSSDLTQHQNSHTRKEHYTCNICGKIFNKVLELKRHRKIHTGGKPYKCEECGKAFTWCSHLTHQRIHTGEKPYTCKVCGKAFTQCSHLTQHQRIHTGEKPYACKVCGKAFTRCSHLTQHQRIHTGEKPYTCKVCGKAFTQSSTVTAHQRIHTGEKPYKCKVCGKAFNVNSNLKKHQKIHTGEKTIQM, encoded by the exons atggaaagtaaTCTACCCTGTGCTGCAAATCATCTTTCAGATCATTATGAATATAGGTTTGGATTGAACATTCATTCCAACATGTGTGAAAACTTGatgtttagaaatgaagaaaaaatataccaATATGAGCAGTTTGAGAACTCATTAACCAATGGTTCATTATTCTTTAacaagcaaatattttctccctattCTGATATCTCTAATGTTGATAATAATGAGAGAATCTTTATCCAACCATCTTCCCTCGATAGGTATCAGGGCATAAGTCATGTGGAACAGCCATACCTGTGTAATCAAATGAGTGAGACCTTAAGCACAAGCTGTATATTTGATGATTACAAGAGTATTTATAATGGAACTGGAGGACATCCATGCATCGAAACTGGGAGTATCTTGAACAGAGACTCCAATCTTATGAATCATCAGAGCACTCAATCTTTAGAGAACCATTATACAAGGAAGAGAGGTAGCAATGTCCTTTATCAAAGCCCAAATCTTATTACCCATGAGAGTATCTGTACTGGAGAGGAGGATTACAAATTTAGTGAATGTCGTAGAATTTTTAACCAGTCTTCAGATCTTACTCAACACCAGAATAGTCATACTAGGAAAGAGCATTACACATGTAACATCTGTGGGAAAATCTTTAATAAAGTATTAGAGCTAAAGAGACATAGGAAAATCCATACTGGAGGAAAACCTTACAAATGTGaagaatgtggcaaagcctttacCTGGTGCTCACATCTTacacatcagagaattcacactggggAAAAACCATACACATGTAAAGTATGTGGCAAAGCCTTTACCCAGTGCTCACATCTTACacaacatcagagaattcacactggggAAAAGCCATATGCATGTAAAGTATGTGGCAAAGCCTTTACCCGGTGTTCACATCTTACacaacatcagagaattcacactggggAAAAACCATACACATGTAAAGTATGTGGCAAAGCCTTTACCCAGAGCTCAACTGTTACAgcacatcagagaattcacactggggAAAAAC CATACAAATGTAAGGTATGTGGCAAAGCCTTTAACGTGAACTCAAACCTTAAGAAACATCAGAAAATTCATACAGGGGAAAAAACTATACAAATGTGA
- the LOC110261295 gene encoding zinc finger protein 501-like isoform X1, giving the protein MESNLPCAANHLSDHYEYRFGLNIHSNMCENLMFRNEEKIYQYEQFENSLTNGSLFFNKQIFSPYSDISNVDNNERIFIQPSSLDRYQGISHVEQPYLCNQMSETLSTSCIFDDYKSIYNGTGGHPCIETGSILNRDSNLMNHQSTQSLENHYTRKRGSNVLYQSPNLITHESICTGEEDYKFSECRRIFNQSSDLTQHQNSHTRKEHYTCNICGKIFNKVLELKRHRKIHTGGKPYKCEECGKAFTWCSHLTHQRIHTGEKPYTCKVCGKAFTQCSHLTQHQRIHTGEKPYACKVCGKAFTRCSHLTQHQRIHTGEKPYTCKVCGKAFTQSSTVTAHQRIHTGEKPYTCKVCGKAFTWCSHLTQHQRIHTGEKPYACKVCGKAFTRCSHLTQHQRIHTGEKPYTCKVCGKAFTQSSTVTAHQRIHTGEKPYKCKVCGKAFNVNSNLKKHQKIHTGEKTIQM; this is encoded by the coding sequence atggaaagtaaTCTACCCTGTGCTGCAAATCATCTTTCAGATCATTATGAATATAGGTTTGGATTGAACATTCATTCCAACATGTGTGAAAACTTGatgtttagaaatgaagaaaaaatataccaATATGAGCAGTTTGAGAACTCATTAACCAATGGTTCATTATTCTTTAacaagcaaatattttctccctattCTGATATCTCTAATGTTGATAATAATGAGAGAATCTTTATCCAACCATCTTCCCTCGATAGGTATCAGGGCATAAGTCATGTGGAACAGCCATACCTGTGTAATCAAATGAGTGAGACCTTAAGCACAAGCTGTATATTTGATGATTACAAGAGTATTTATAATGGAACTGGAGGACATCCATGCATCGAAACTGGGAGTATCTTGAACAGAGACTCCAATCTTATGAATCATCAGAGCACTCAATCTTTAGAGAACCATTATACAAGGAAGAGAGGTAGCAATGTCCTTTATCAAAGCCCAAATCTTATTACCCATGAGAGTATCTGTACTGGAGAGGAGGATTACAAATTTAGTGAATGTCGTAGAATTTTTAACCAGTCTTCAGATCTTACTCAACACCAGAATAGTCATACTAGGAAAGAGCATTACACATGTAACATCTGTGGGAAAATCTTTAATAAAGTATTAGAGCTAAAGAGACATAGGAAAATCCATACTGGAGGAAAACCTTACAAATGTGaagaatgtggcaaagcctttacCTGGTGCTCACATCTTacacatcagagaattcacactggggAAAAACCATACACATGTAAAGTATGTGGCAAAGCCTTTACCCAGTGCTCACATCTTACacaacatcagagaattcacactggggAAAAGCCATATGCATGTAAAGTATGTGGCAAAGCCTTTACCCGGTGTTCACATCTTACacaacatcagagaattcacactggggAAAAACCATACACATGTAAAGTATGTGGCAAAGCCTTTACCCAGAGCTCAACTGTTACAgcacatcagagaattcacactggggAAAAACCATACACATGTAAAGTATGTGGCAAAGCCTTTACCTGGTGTTCACATCTTACacaacatcagagaattcacactggggAAAAGCCATACGCATGTAAAGTATGTGGCAAAGCCTTTACCCGGTGTTCACATCTTACacaacatcagagaattcacactggggAAAAACCATACACATGTAAAGTATGTGGCAAAGCCTTTACCCAGAGCTCAACTGTTACAgcacatcagagaattcacactggggAAAAACCATACAAATGTAAGGTATGTGGCAAAGCCTTTAACGTGAACTCAAACCTTAAGAAACATCAGAAAATTCATACAGGGGAAAAAACTATACAAATGTGA